One Nicotiana tabacum cultivar K326 chromosome 23, ASM71507v2, whole genome shotgun sequence genomic window, ttgtgacttggtccgtcccgtagcaactgtaaagttgcatactttgttgaaaccattgatacttatatgttttagaaagattttctgtaaattgggctgaatgccatgtttgggccttgcgccaatactgtttggacccttaggggttatttcttaccatcctctcactgttgttgattgaaaattctatactcagtcatgtttatacttgtttaccgcataactcagttttatgactttattttgatgcatataaatgttttgggccgaatgccctgttttactgaaatgcctgagtggcttgatttgtgaggatgagtgtggatcggggctgcccgactgcagcatactttatgattgagtgaggccgagggcctgttttgtgaggatgagtgtggatcggggttgcccgcctgcagcataattatgactgagtgaggccgagggcctgattggtgaggatgagtgtggattggggctgcccgcctgcagcatactttattattatcgcacgtgagttgtccgtacagattatagcgcttggactgaaggagcccttccgaagtctatacacacccccaatgagcgcaggtacctactgagtgcgagtgccgagtgctgagtgaccgggaggcacgagtgactgtgaggtatgcccgagtggcaagagagtttgtgaggtatgcccgagtggcatgagtgactgtgaggtttgcccgagtggcaagagggtttgtgagtgatgttttgcccgaggggctgcttatgatttcatcatttttgctcacctttgcattgagtctttgtttgaaaaaacctgttggaaaaatatctttaaataatttttactggaaccgggtttaaacgagatgatttgattcaaacactgatttttaaagcatgatgtactttattgagatttcatgatatgaatgttatatgctttattgctcgtcactactgctcagtctttatttattgttgttacttactgagttggcgtactcacgttactccctgtaccttgtgtgcagattcaggtgtagctggacacggtagcggttattgagtgttctggttgcagatttattttttttggagatagcaaggtagctgtttggcgatcgcagcccctgctcttctccctcttatcttcctctagtagtatttagctattttctaggctgagttagccttgatattgttagacagattatagtagatgctcatgactagtgacaccccgatgtcgggcttttctttttcgcacttctgttattctttgatttgaactcttttaatggaggttttatgtcaaataaccttgaaattatctttaaaatgaaaatatcggtttggtttggaaatgagtcagcttgcctagttccacgacaggcgccatcacgacaggggttagttttgggtcgtgacagctaatTGTAGTGGGACCCGCCATTCTACTTGTCATGTTTTAGAGGATCTCATATAAGTACTACTCCCttcgtttcaaattagatgaggtgctttcctttttagtctattacaaaataaatgacatatttctaaattttggaaataattcaactttaaactcttcattatGCCCATTTTACACTTAATGAAAGCTTTTAAAACGACGCAAATGCCATTGGCCCATAAAGCTTTTACCTCTTAAACTTTTAAgatcacaaattttaaaagtctttttctttttcttaaactccgtactgagtcaaactaactcatctaaattgaaacggagataGTAATTAGATTTGTTGTGGGACCCACTATTCCACTTGTCATTTGATTGCTTTGTGCCTCTCTTCAATTTGTGTTGTGTTTCTGCTGGGGAGACACAAATTTGTAGGAATGTGAATTTCTCATTCTACTTTTAAAGAGTACTGATTTAAAAAATTTCAGTCTACTTGAAGTTCTCTGTATTTTATGCCTTTTTCTTTTGGCTTCTTCATTTCAACGTATGATTTTAGATTCTTTGAGCATAGTTAATTTAATATTGTTGACTTTCTTCATGTGATCATGTTTCATTGTGGGTCGTGTACATGGGTGTAGTTTTTTTTTCAACCGCTTGCAGGAAAACTCCGCTAAGCACAAAGATGTAGTCAATGTGTTTGACGAAATGCCTAAAACAACTGAGCaatatttatttgttttcttatttttttctgaTCCCACAGATGTTCTTTCTTCATGTCCATTTCTCTGAGAAAGATTCTTCCATGTATCGCCTCCAACAATAGAGGCTAAAAGCAATATATTTGCCACCTCTACTGTTGTTGACACAAATCGACGGTGGTCGTCTATTGGCTGAAGCTCGGTACTACCACCTCTGCTTTCTATTGCCTCTCTTTAGATTTTGTGTTGCTATATGTTACTTGCTTGTTTGAGTAATGGCAATGTGATTTTCCCAATATCAGGCTAAGAATTACTAGGAATTTCACAAGAAGAGACATCATTCGATTGAGACTCCAGCGTTCTTGCCTTCTCTAGTGAGTGACAATTGGGTCTTTGTTGGGTTGTGGTGGGCAAAATATGCAACAAGGGAAAAACAGTTGCACTCCTCTTGCAGTGGCCCATATTGCTCCTGTTGCAGCGAAGAAATCAAAGATGCCAAAAACTTGCTCTCAAATATGATAGACACAGGACCACCACCTGGCAATGCAGTCTTCAATACAATTATCAGTGCACTCTCTAACAGTGGAGAATTGGGAGAAATGAGTAAAATATTGAAGGTAATAGAGGATAGAGGTTTGAAACCTAATGTATATACTTACAGTGCAATTATGAGTGGTTACGCGAAGTGGGATTAGATGGAGGAGGCTTGTATGATTTTTGATGAAGCCAAAAAGAAGCTAAGTCCTATCACTTATCACACAATTATGCAAGCTAGAACAGATTGATAAGCCTCTGAAACTATTAAGAGAGATGGAGCCTAATGCTGATAAATATAATAAACTTATTCAATCTCTATTCGTGAAGGTTTTAAATTGGACAACAGAGAAACTGCTAGAGGACGCGAAGGAGAATGGGTTTCATCTAAATGCAATCACAAATGGTCTTTTAAGAGCAGTTATGGAGTTAGAACAAGAAGGAGCAGAAGACACGAACATACGCGGATTTAGGATTTAAACTCTATGAGTTCAACATTTGTGGTTCTTAGAGCATTGAACACATAATATATTTAAAGTTATGGGCTAAGATGAACCCGGTACAACATAGTTGCATccaaccccaacatgaaggaatGACAACCGCATAGTAGGTACTGAACTCTGCCTTTAGTTGTAGGGATCTGTATCTTCTGTTTCATTTCATGTTTAGatagtttttttatttgaaaacaatttaatcCATGAAAGCCATCACCAAACAGAAATAGGACATCTTCAACACTCTGCAATGGCATTCTAAATAACAGCAGATGCCTTTGCGGAGTGTTGAAGATGTTCTATTTCTGTTCGATGATGGTTTCCTAGTATATACTTATTACATCCTGTCAAACTCCTTTCTGCTTATTTGTGTCCTTCAGTAGTGAAAACAAAGTCTTGATTAAAATAAAAGCTCCTTGCAAAATTTATGACAAACAAAAGTTTCATATTTCCTTGGACATGGAAAGTAATTAATATCATCATAGTAGTAATTAACATAATGTCTCGAACCCACCAGGTCCTCCATAAAATGCCATATGCTGATACTTTCCACCTCTCCAATGTGGTACATCCATAACACCATACCAATCAGAATCATCAACACGTACAGTCGTTTTGTCTATATGTACTATCTCACCTTTACCATTTAAAACATTAAGTCTCCTACAATAAGCATCGTAATTTGGATCTCCAATAGGAAAATAGCTGGAGCCCATTGGAGGTTCAGACACGCCTGGCGGACTATATGCTACTCGTTCAACACTAGTAGCAAAGCTTGCCAAGTTGCTGAAAAGCCTTTGAGGCCAAAAACCAACTTGTTCGTTGCTTTCACCAAACAAAAGCCACCAGTTTCCATTGGCTAGATCCTTTTAAGAAAGAAATGTCTAATATTACTAATTTGTAACTTTCAATTCTAATCAATGCAATTGTAAATACGAAAACCAACTCAAATCTTGAAAATAATtctgcaaaagaagaaaaaacatacTCGTTCGATGAACATTGGGATCTCCAATACTCTTTTATCTCCACGTTGTGTAACTGGATCAAAGACCCCATCAACATGGTACTTACTACTTACAATGACAAATCCAGGGCATAGCGTGTTGAAGCAATGTGTATTACCAACCTAGTAAATGTAAAATATGCATTAACGCTTCTCAATCAAGGTATTATTTAGCTAGAAATATGTACTACTTTCATGATCACAAAACAAAAATCATTAAAGTACACAAATTACCTGAAAATGTACAAAAAATCTAGTCTTATTGTCCCCGTATAGTATAGTGTTGGATCCACCTGAAACATAAAATAGATTTATCATGGTTGAATGGGAGCTCATGTTATAGGTTCTAACTTACATCCTAAAGGTCAATAGTTAATCTCAtctcctagaaaataaaaagaaaacaagctatcacaaataaacaaaaacaattaaattataaatgaaCAAGTTGTTAAACTTACTCTCCACCCAGCTTGTAAACTGTTTGATCCTTTCTGGATTTTCAGCCGACATGCAGTGTGCCGTTGACTTTCAATACGAGGATTCCATAAACTAGCTAACATTCCAGCACCCGCAAACTTATTATTTGGGTTATTTGGAATTTGAACTATTGCGAGCTGAATATAATAAATGAAATTTTTTAATCAACTTACAAAACTGAAAAATGAGAAGATGataaatattcatatttatttaccTTGTATCCCTGTGAGGATATGGAAATTCTCTTTGGCTCACTATTGTTGTTACTCTGCATTAAACCAACAGAATATATATGATATGCTACGATGATGGAAGActtaacattttttttttcacatGAACCCCTTTTTCTTGTTACAATTATATTGATGCTTAAACTATTAGATTCTAACAAAATGAAATCAGTGATTCTTTTTTTCTGGAAATGAATTATCAAGATAGGCAATGATTTGGGTCACATTATCTTACATTACTCAATGGAGCTTCATATGCGATAGCTTCTGGTGGCGGAATATGTCTTTGTCTAATAAGACCATCTTTGGTAATTCTTTTAATAGGAACAGTTTCGAAAGGACAACCTCTTTCCTTTAACCATATCCCTGATGACTCATTAGCTTCATGAGCTGCTGACATATCTGAATTTTGTAGTGTGCTAGCTAAAGTAGATTTTATCTGTCAATCAAAAACTTAAATATGTGTTATCAACAATTCTAAATTATTATTAAATAGTTGAAAGTAAAATGAAAAGAGTAAACATACCTTAGGATGAATATCGTGATTCTGTAACAACGGATGATCAAATGCAGGTTGTTTATAGAAATTCACGCAATCATATGTATCCCCATATTTTTTCTGTGACCCAAAACATCGTAAAATAAGTAATCTTCAGGTACAAAAATATGGAATTGAGGAATATGTATATTTTTTCTACAAAAGTAATGTCGGCACACTAAGAAAATAATCACTCAAAACACTTGAGAATACATTGACTTTCAGCCAACATACATACACTTGTTCAAAAGTTTAAGTTGCTTCTCCAAATCTGAATCCTCTAGTTTGGATAGCTTTTTTTTCTCCTTGAACTCCGTTATAACTCAAAAGAAAATATAACACTAGCA contains:
- the LOC107815413 gene encoding protein neprosin-like: MAESGRARRCVSFWWRVRRLLPEIFTGVWSPDNNYSCGSVEFCTTLTEIKQMQTALKNNEVFKKGVSWGNIILHQPVELQNVISSADGIRLCHKRSSLRRLTAPLATQAEALSFSDSLWYELVLTIRINKKKKKKYGDTYDCVNFYKQPAFDHPLLQNHDIHPKIKSTLASTLQNSDMSAAHEANESSGIWLKERGCPFETVPIKRITKDGLIRQRHIPPPEAIAYEAPLSNSNNNSEPKRISISSQGYKLAIVQIPNNPNNKFAGAGMLASLWNPRIESQRHTACRLKIQKGSNSLQAGWRVGNTHCFNTLCPGFVIVSSKYHVDGVFDPVTQRGDKRVLEIPMFIERDLANGNWWLLFGESNEQVGFWPQRLFSNLASFATSVERVAYSPPGVSEPPMGSSYFPIGDPNYDAYCRRLNVLNGKGEIVHIDKTTVRVDDSDWYGVMDVPHWRGGKYQHMAFYGGPGGFETLC